One window from the genome of Pseudanabaena yagii GIHE-NHR1 encodes:
- a CDS encoding GNAT family N-acetyltransferase, with translation MLQQAFRYTTTWVDTVNKVKAEVWNILAKPLATPFFEWEWLSNLEASGCAIAQQGWLPSHLLVWQGDVLVAAAPLYMKGHSQGEFVFDHQWADLSYRLGIEYYPKLLGMAPFTPAVGYRFLVHPDLSDRPDELSKIYDLMLAEIDKLCDRYQMSGCNFLYVDPSWKHELESRGFTTWMHHSYVWENQEFKDFDDYLKNFNANQRRNIKRERKSVESTGIKMRVYTGEEIPHYFYGYMYELYNDHCNKFWGGSKYLNRKFFEHLAHSFRDRLVFVAGEIEDYPQPVGMSFCIRKDDQLFGRYWGCVQEIDCLHFNACYYKPIEWAISQGIKRFDPGAGGQHKKRRGFPATPNYSLHRFYRDRLKQILVPYINEVNAYEAKQIQAINNELPFDFAPPDLHV, from the coding sequence ATGCTGCAACAGGCTTTCCGTTATACGACGACTTGGGTAGATACAGTTAACAAGGTCAAGGCTGAAGTATGGAATATTCTTGCGAAACCTTTGGCAACTCCTTTTTTTGAATGGGAATGGCTCTCGAATTTAGAAGCTTCAGGCTGTGCGATCGCGCAGCAGGGATGGCTACCGAGTCATTTATTGGTGTGGCAAGGGGATGTATTGGTGGCGGCTGCGCCTTTGTATATGAAGGGACATAGCCAAGGGGAGTTTGTCTTTGACCATCAGTGGGCGGATTTGTCCTATCGGTTAGGAATTGAGTATTATCCCAAATTATTAGGGATGGCTCCCTTTACGCCTGCGGTGGGCTATCGCTTTTTGGTACATCCTGATTTGAGCGATCGCCCTGATGAGTTATCTAAAATCTATGACTTGATGTTGGCGGAGATTGACAAACTTTGCGATCGCTACCAGATGTCGGGTTGTAACTTTCTTTATGTTGATCCTAGTTGGAAGCATGAGTTGGAGTCGCGAGGGTTTACGACTTGGATGCACCATAGTTATGTTTGGGAAAATCAAGAGTTTAAGGATTTTGATGATTACCTCAAAAATTTCAATGCGAATCAACGCCGCAATATTAAGCGCGAGCGCAAGTCGGTAGAAAGTACGGGGATCAAGATGCGGGTATATACAGGTGAAGAGATTCCCCATTATTTCTATGGCTATATGTATGAGCTATATAACGATCATTGCAATAAATTCTGGGGTGGCAGTAAATATTTAAATCGCAAGTTTTTTGAACATTTAGCCCATAGTTTCCGAGATCGCCTTGTGTTTGTGGCTGGTGAAATCGAAGATTATCCGCAACCTGTGGGGATGTCTTTTTGTATTCGCAAGGACGATCAGCTTTTTGGGCGCTATTGGGGATGTGTTCAGGAAATTGATTGTTTACATTTTAATGCTTGTTATTACAAGCCGATTGAATGGGCAATTTCTCAAGGGATTAAACGCTTTGACCCGGGGGCAGGTGGACAACATAAAAAACGGCGTGGGTTTCCTGCCACACCAAATTACAGTTTGCATCGCTTTTATCGCGATCGGCTCAAGCAAATTCTGGTTCCCTACATCAATGAGGTCAATGCTTACGAAGCTAAACAAATTCAAGCGATTAACAACGAACTACCGTTTGATTTTGCGCCACCTGATCTTCATGTTTAA
- a CDS encoding XisI protein, with protein sequence MENLEKIHNYRTIIKRILSQHASHKPSHGEIEMQTLFDNEQDRYQVLAIGWDQEKRIYGCSMHLDIKSGKIWIQANNTEIDIAEALVAQGVPKEDIVIGLQPAYLRQYTGYAIA encoded by the coding sequence ATGGAAAATCTAGAGAAAATCCACAACTACCGCACCATTATCAAACGAATTCTTAGCCAACACGCATCTCATAAACCCTCGCATGGCGAAATTGAAATGCAAACTCTATTTGATAATGAGCAGGATCGTTATCAAGTATTAGCAATTGGTTGGGATCAAGAAAAACGCATCTATGGCTGCTCGATGCATCTGGACATTAAGTCAGGAAAAATCTGGATTCAAGCCAATAATACAGAAATAGATATTGCTGAAGCTTTAGTTGCTCAAGGAGTACCCAAAGAAGATATCGTGATTGGCTTACAACCTGCTTATCTAAGACAATATACGGGATATGCGATCGCCTAA
- the rnhA gene encoding ribonuclease HI produces MTSKIYLKGVKAYGYIGYLPEENVLGQWFEVDATLWVDFEKSTYSDELEDTVNYISCIRKIENLIQTKKFKLIERLAGAIADSLLEDPKISQAEIKIIKHPPIPDFLGSVAVEITRSRDQLASINPTESITTSKAQDVTPKPSLKTLPIPNPQSPDDSSPSKIISIHTDGACSKNPGPGGWGVVVHFADGSTKELGGGLRETTNNQMELQGAIAALEFLATHKQSTPVDLYTDSKYVLDGITKWIKGWKKNGWKTKDNKPVKNQEYWQQLDPLNTSNIRWHWVEGHSGDPDNERCDAIARSYTAKYA; encoded by the coding sequence ATGACGAGCAAAATTTATTTAAAAGGCGTAAAAGCATACGGGTACATAGGGTATCTGCCAGAAGAAAATGTATTAGGGCAATGGTTTGAGGTTGATGCGACTCTATGGGTTGATTTTGAGAAGTCTACCTATAGCGATGAACTTGAAGATACTGTCAACTATATTTCTTGCATTCGCAAAATTGAAAATCTGATTCAAACCAAGAAATTCAAGTTGATTGAGCGACTCGCTGGCGCGATCGCCGATAGCCTCCTCGAAGATCCCAAAATCTCTCAAGCTGAGATCAAGATTATCAAACATCCCCCAATCCCTGATTTTCTCGGTTCTGTAGCTGTTGAAATCACGCGATCGCGTGATCAACTTGCATCCATAAATCCCACGGAATCCATCACGACATCAAAAGCCCAAGATGTAACCCCTAAACCCTCTCTCAAAACTTTACCAATCCCCAATCCCCAATCTCCAGATGATTCATCTCCATCCAAAATTATCAGTATTCATACCGATGGAGCCTGCTCTAAAAATCCTGGACCTGGGGGCTGGGGCGTAGTTGTGCATTTTGCTGATGGTAGTACTAAAGAGCTTGGTGGTGGTCTGCGTGAAACCACTAATAATCAGATGGAGTTACAGGGTGCGATCGCGGCGCTAGAGTTTCTCGCTACTCACAAGCAATCCACACCTGTCGATCTCTACACTGATAGCAAATATGTCCTAGATGGCATTACCAAATGGATTAAAGGCTGGAAAAAGAATGGCTGGAAAACCAAAGATAATAAGCCTGTCAAAAATCAAGAATACTGGCAACAACTCGATCCCCTCAATACTTCTAATATCCGATGGCATTGGGTAGAAGGTCATTCTGGTGATCCTGATAACGAGCGATGCGATGCGATCGCCCGCAGCTACACCGCCAAGTATGCCTAA
- a CDS encoding response regulator, producing the protein MTAKPEEILQADILVVDDRPENLRLLSEILSKQRYKVRRVTSGRQAIEAVEINPPSIILLDIMMPDMNGYEVCKHLKSQPQSADIPIIFLSALDQTFDKVKAFEVGGVDYITKPFQVEEILVRVKNQLTILQQKNSLKEQQKLLAQQNEQLKQEIQERQQIERELAQAKEVAESANRAKSDFLANMSHEIRTPMNCVLGMAQLLMMTGQSKEQQYYTQLIQDSANSLLSIINDILDFSKIESAKLELENREFKLEDSLKFVCDLLYPSASAKNIHLEYGMQPHLPLTIIGDEHRLRQVLLNLVGNAIKFTNQGNVSLYASYLTQNIPSDCQPQTKTFLHFQVTDTGIGIPSDRMAMLFNPFTQADNSISRQYGGTGLGLAICKNLVELMGGNIWVESLTQVGGNPPLNWQPSASTQGSIFHFTIAISIPVLNRELTTVTNPAIHPAAIDLFANHPLTENKSQLRILLVEDNPMNQRLIFLIMQKFGYIIDTVNNGLEAIRALQAQTYDMVLMDVQMPEMDGITATKWIRQNLANQPHIVAVTASSSGTDRQSCLAAGMNDYIRKPVNIQEIIRVISQVN; encoded by the coding sequence ATGACAGCTAAACCAGAAGAAATATTACAAGCAGATATCCTCGTTGTTGACGATCGCCCAGAAAACTTGCGCCTATTATCAGAGATTTTGTCGAAACAACGCTATAAAGTGCGTAGGGTGACGAGTGGTAGACAAGCGATCGAGGCAGTAGAAATTAATCCTCCCTCGATTATTCTTTTAGATATCATGATGCCTGATATGAACGGCTATGAAGTCTGTAAACATCTGAAATCCCAACCTCAATCTGCCGATATTCCCATTATCTTTTTAAGTGCCCTTGATCAAACCTTTGACAAAGTTAAAGCCTTTGAAGTTGGGGGAGTTGACTATATCACCAAACCTTTTCAGGTAGAGGAAATCCTTGTCCGTGTTAAAAATCAACTTACGATTTTACAGCAGAAAAATAGTTTGAAAGAACAACAAAAGCTGCTTGCTCAACAAAATGAACAACTCAAACAAGAGATTCAAGAACGTCAACAGATAGAAAGAGAACTAGCTCAAGCCAAGGAAGTTGCAGAGTCAGCCAATAGAGCTAAAAGCGATTTTTTAGCCAATATGAGCCATGAAATCCGTACACCTATGAACTGTGTATTGGGGATGGCTCAATTGCTAATGATGACAGGGCAAAGCAAAGAGCAGCAATACTATACGCAGCTCATTCAAGACAGTGCGAATTCTCTCTTAAGTATCATTAATGATATTCTTGACTTCTCTAAAATTGAATCTGCTAAATTAGAACTTGAAAATCGCGAATTCAAATTGGAAGATAGTTTAAAGTTTGTTTGTGATCTTCTTTATCCATCTGCTTCTGCCAAGAATATTCACTTGGAGTATGGAATGCAGCCGCATTTACCACTCACGATTATTGGTGATGAGCATCGCTTACGCCAAGTCCTCCTTAATTTGGTGGGCAATGCAATTAAATTTACGAATCAAGGGAATGTCAGCCTTTATGCCAGTTATTTAACTCAAAACATTCCAAGCGATTGCCAACCCCAAACCAAAACCTTCTTACATTTCCAAGTTACTGATACAGGTATTGGCATTCCTAGCGATCGCATGGCGATGTTGTTCAATCCTTTTACCCAAGCCGATAATTCCATTAGTCGTCAATATGGAGGTACAGGACTAGGACTAGCCATTTGCAAAAATCTGGTGGAATTAATGGGTGGCAATATTTGGGTAGAAAGCTTGACGCAGGTAGGTGGTAATCCACCATTAAATTGGCAACCTAGTGCATCTACTCAAGGTTCGATCTTTCATTTCACGATCGCTATCTCTATACCAGTCCTCAATCGAGAATTAACGACAGTAACTAATCCAGCAATTCACCCAGCAGCGATCGACTTATTTGCTAATCATCCTCTAACAGAGAATAAATCGCAGCTACGCATTCTCCTAGTTGAAGACAATCCGATGAATCAAAGATTGATTTTCTTGATTATGCAAAAGTTTGGATACATTATCGATACAGTGAACAATGGACTGGAAGCTATTCGAGCTTTGCAGGCTCAAACCTATGACATGGTACTCATGGATGTGCAAATGCCAGAGATGGATGGGATTACTGCTACGAAATGGATTCGGCAAAATCTCGCTAATCAGCCCCATATTGTGGCAGTTACAGCAAGTTCGTCGGGTACAGATCGACAAAGCTGTTTAGCAGCAGGCATGAACGATTACATCAGGAAGCCTGTTAATATTCAAGAAATTATACGTGTAATTTCCCAAGTTAATTAG
- a CDS encoding GAF domain-containing protein, whose product MSDPSDPSDPSNQQHNAQAAQQKALFGVIAKIRESLDLESIFKSTAIEVRQLLNADRVGMYRFDENAEFSCGEFVSESVLPQFDSALAAKISDHCFGENHAKYYQQGKIWACADIYQQGLPSCHIQILERFQVRANLVVPLLNSDRLWGLLCIHQCSTTRQWQESEIDFVKQIATHLDVALKQAEFVAQLQAQSEDLTRAVEQAVGREKAVAAIINKIRRSLDLTTIFTTTTEEVRHLLKADRVTIYQFHPDWSGEFVVESMAEGLVSLVTSQVEHPELNFNISECSLKSLATPNDTDTYLQETQGGDFNSGQLFRVRDDIYATGFSDCYIEALERYQARAYAIIAIYKGKDLWGLLAAFQSNDIRHWQQSEVNFLVQIASQLGVAIQQAELFGQVQKRSTDLQTTLEIELQKRADKLARDAEQERALARVIERIRQTLDIDTIFRATTQEVCQNLKCDRVVVYRFFEDWSGEFVFESKTDEWLPLDQLHQTAKVWCDTYLQEHQGGRYRNHESWAVSDIYTANLTDCHIEILESYQVRAFITVPVFVGDKLWGLLATYQHSDKREWETSELSLLTQVGNQLGVAVQQAELLEQLKKAKENADAANSAKGDFLAHMSHELRTPLNSILGFTQVLSRDESLTPSQKEHLEIIARSGEHLLTLLNDVLEMSKIEAGLIELNTNNFNLYNLLESLKEMFLLKAKAKNLQLVFDCTADVPQYIQTDESKLRQVLINLVGNAIKFTNQGKVILVVRGCPKALDWQNLDNPPQEQQSDDGQSSDINQCLCFEVIDTGPGIAPEELTKLFEPFVQTETGRRSQEGTGLGMPISRRFVRLMGGDIHVRSTLGQGTIVNFNIEVKMAKASDVPSSQIKRRAIALAPNQPQYRILLADDKWESRHLMTNLLSPLGFEIREAENGQEAIEVWQAWQPHLIWMDMQMPVKDGYEATRAIRAAESTGSNCKIIALTASVFDKQRSVVLELGCDDFVSKPLREELIFEKIAEHLGVKYIYADRHQQVDILTQTPSDIQPSIQQELSQLDTAWLIQLHLAARGADEEAISHLLEQIQDRHPTIASIIQDFVNNFHLEQIVSLVKPFINPSTNDS is encoded by the coding sequence ATGTCCGATCCGTCCGATCCGTCTGATCCATCTAATCAACAACATAATGCCCAAGCTGCTCAGCAAAAAGCATTGTTTGGTGTGATTGCAAAAATCCGTGAATCCCTTGACCTAGAAAGTATTTTTAAGTCAACTGCGATCGAGGTGCGCCAGCTATTAAATGCTGATCGTGTGGGGATGTATCGTTTTGATGAAAATGCTGAGTTTAGCTGTGGTGAATTTGTGTCTGAGTCAGTGCTGCCTCAGTTTGATTCCGCCTTAGCGGCAAAAATTAGCGATCACTGCTTCGGTGAAAATCACGCCAAATATTATCAGCAAGGCAAGATCTGGGCTTGTGCAGATATTTATCAACAGGGGCTACCCAGTTGCCATATTCAAATTTTAGAGAGATTTCAGGTTAGGGCGAATCTCGTTGTGCCTTTGCTCAATAGCGATCGCCTCTGGGGTTTGTTATGTATTCATCAATGCTCTACGACAAGGCAATGGCAAGAATCAGAAATTGACTTTGTTAAGCAAATTGCCACCCATCTAGATGTAGCCTTAAAGCAAGCTGAGTTTGTTGCCCAATTGCAAGCCCAGTCTGAAGATCTCACCCGTGCCGTTGAGCAAGCCGTAGGAAGAGAGAAAGCAGTCGCTGCCATTATCAACAAAATCAGGCGATCGCTAGATCTCACTACCATTTTCACCACCACCACCGAAGAAGTCCGCCACCTGCTCAAAGCTGATCGCGTCACCATTTATCAGTTTCACCCTGATTGGAGTGGCGAGTTTGTCGTCGAGTCAATGGCAGAAGGCTTAGTCTCCCTCGTCACATCTCAAGTGGAACATCCTGAACTCAATTTCAACATTAGTGAATGTAGTCTTAAATCCTTAGCTACACCAAACGACACGGATACATATTTACAGGAAACTCAGGGAGGTGACTTTAATAGCGGTCAACTGTTCCGCGTCCGTGATGATATTTATGCAACAGGTTTTTCCGATTGCTATATAGAAGCATTAGAACGCTATCAGGCAAGAGCCTACGCCATCATTGCCATCTACAAAGGCAAAGACCTTTGGGGCTTACTAGCTGCCTTTCAAAGTAACGATATTCGGCATTGGCAACAGTCAGAAGTGAATTTCTTAGTGCAAATCGCCAGTCAACTCGGTGTTGCCATTCAACAGGCTGAACTATTCGGGCAAGTCCAAAAGCGTTCCACTGACCTCCAAACCACATTAGAAATCGAACTCCAAAAGCGCGCTGATAAACTCGCCAGAGATGCTGAACAGGAACGTGCCCTCGCGAGAGTCATTGAAAGAATTCGGCAAACCTTAGATATTGACACTATCTTTAGAGCTACTACCCAAGAGGTCTGTCAAAACTTGAAATGCGATCGCGTAGTTGTGTATCGCTTTTTTGAAGATTGGAGCGGCGAATTTGTCTTCGAATCCAAAACCGATGAATGGCTTCCCTTAGATCAGCTGCATCAAACTGCTAAGGTCTGGTGTGATACCTATCTCCAAGAGCATCAGGGTGGTCGCTACCGCAATCACGAATCATGGGCAGTCAGCGATATTTACACAGCCAATCTCACTGACTGCCATATCGAAATTCTTGAAAGTTATCAGGTTCGCGCCTTTATTACGGTTCCTGTCTTTGTAGGCGATAAATTATGGGGACTATTAGCTACCTATCAACATTCTGACAAACGAGAATGGGAAACCAGTGAGCTAAGTTTGCTGACCCAAGTTGGCAATCAACTAGGGGTCGCTGTGCAGCAAGCAGAACTTCTAGAACAACTCAAAAAAGCTAAAGAAAATGCTGACGCGGCAAATAGCGCTAAGGGCGATTTTCTCGCCCATATGAGCCATGAATTACGCACTCCGCTCAATTCCATTTTAGGCTTCACCCAAGTACTATCTCGCGATGAATCCCTTACGCCTAGTCAAAAAGAACATCTAGAAATCATTGCCCGTAGTGGTGAGCATTTGCTCACCTTGCTCAATGATGTATTAGAAATGTCCAAAATCGAAGCAGGATTAATTGAGCTAAACACGAACAATTTTAATCTTTACAATCTATTAGAAAGCCTCAAGGAAATGTTCCTCCTCAAGGCAAAAGCCAAAAATTTACAACTTGTATTTGATTGCACCGCTGATGTTCCACAATATATCCAAACCGATGAAAGTAAACTGCGTCAAGTCTTGATCAATCTGGTGGGCAATGCGATTAAATTCACCAATCAGGGCAAGGTGATTCTAGTAGTTAGAGGTTGCCCAAAAGCCCTAGATTGGCAAAACCTTGACAATCCTCCACAAGAACAACAAAGTGATGATGGTCAATCCTCAGACATCAATCAATGTCTCTGCTTTGAAGTAATCGATACTGGTCCAGGAATTGCTCCAGAAGAGTTAACGAAGTTATTTGAACCTTTTGTACAAACGGAAACAGGACGCAGATCGCAAGAAGGGACAGGATTAGGGATGCCCATTAGTAGACGCTTTGTGAGGCTCATGGGTGGAGATATTCATGTTAGGAGTACCCTTGGTCAGGGAACAATCGTCAACTTTAACATTGAGGTAAAAATGGCAAAAGCCAGTGATGTCCCATCATCACAGATCAAACGCCGTGCGATCGCCTTAGCCCCCAACCAACCTCAATACCGTATCCTCTTAGCCGATGATAAATGGGAAAGTCGCCATCTGATGACCAATCTCCTTTCCCCCTTGGGCTTTGAAATTCGTGAAGCCGAAAATGGACAAGAAGCGATCGAGGTATGGCAAGCATGGCAACCCCATCTCATTTGGATGGATATGCAGATGCCAGTCAAGGATGGCTATGAAGCAACCCGTGCTATTCGGGCTGCCGAATCGACTGGATCAAATTGCAAAATTATTGCCTTAACAGCCAGTGTGTTTGATAAACAGCGCTCAGTCGTTTTGGAATTGGGCTGTGATGATTTTGTAAGTAAACCATTGCGAGAGGAATTAATCTTTGAAAAGATTGCTGAACATTTAGGGGTGAAATATATCTATGCGGATCGCCATCAACAAGTAGATATACTCACTCAAACACCAAGCGACATTCAACCATCTATTCAACAGGAATTGTCACAGCTAGATACGGCATGGCTCATACAACTACATCTTGCGGCTAGAGGTGCAGACGAAGAGGCAATTTCTCATCTATTAGAACAAATACAAGACAGGCATCCTACAATAGCAAGTATCATCCAAGATTTCGTCAACAACTTCCATCTCGAACAAATCGTCAGTCTTGTCAAACCATTCATCAATCCCAGCACCAATGACAGCTAA
- the ylqF gene encoding ribosome biogenesis GTPase YlqF: MASPIQWYPGHIAKAEKQLLEQLKLVDVVIEVRDSRILMSSRHPKIEKWVEGKSHILVCNRIDAISSTAKSQWTRWFTEQERMAYFTDAQAGKGMVDLLKAAQVAGEKVNERRRGRGMLPRPVRAVVVGFPNVGKSALINRLLKKKVVASANKPGVTRQLRWIRISDQIELLDTPGVIPPLLHDQDAALKLAICDDIGQAAYDNVLVAAEAVDLLLQLNVNLKSRYEIDPANSTSGIEYIHQVATLNKFQGDLDKVARLILYDFRKGKLGAIALEMPPL, encoded by the coding sequence ATGGCAAGCCCAATTCAGTGGTATCCCGGACATATCGCCAAAGCAGAAAAACAGTTATTAGAACAACTGAAATTGGTTGATGTGGTCATTGAAGTGCGTGATTCGCGCATTTTGATGTCTAGTAGGCATCCCAAAATTGAAAAATGGGTAGAAGGAAAATCGCATATTCTCGTGTGTAATCGCATTGATGCCATCTCCTCAACGGCAAAATCGCAATGGACACGCTGGTTCACCGAGCAGGAGCGCATGGCATATTTCACCGATGCCCAAGCAGGTAAAGGGATGGTGGATTTGCTGAAGGCGGCTCAAGTAGCTGGGGAAAAGGTTAATGAACGGCGGCGCGGTCGCGGGATGTTACCCCGTCCTGTGAGGGCGGTAGTGGTGGGCTTTCCCAATGTGGGTAAATCAGCATTGATCAACCGTTTACTTAAGAAAAAAGTTGTAGCAAGTGCCAATAAACCGGGGGTAACGCGCCAATTACGCTGGATCAGGATTTCCGATCAAATTGAGCTACTCGATACCCCGGGGGTAATTCCGCCTTTACTCCACGATCAAGATGCTGCATTGAAATTGGCGATTTGTGATGATATTGGGCAGGCTGCCTATGACAATGTGTTGGTGGCTGCCGAGGCGGTAGATTTATTACTTCAGCTAAATGTCAATTTAAAGAGTCGCTATGAAATTGACCCAGCTAACTCAACTTCAGGGATTGAATATATTCACCAAGTTGCGACTTTAAATAAATTTCAAGGAGATCTCGATAAAGTCGCACGATTGATTTTGTATGATTTTCGCAAGGGAAAATTAGGCGCGATCGCTTTAGAGATGCCTCCTCTGTAA
- a CDS encoding TPM domain-containing protein, producing the protein MQKLTRKLGAIAIAIILPLALIFSHVPAAHAYDAPELLPEKYTNVIDLGRFLTDSEELALDQKLTKFEELTGWKLRVLTQVDRTPGRAVKDFWGLDDRSVMLVADSRGRNLLNFSVGDEVYPLLSRGFWIELQSRYGNQFYVREQGYDQSILSSIDAITTCLEQDGCAVVPGIPQEQWILTLITSIVGGVVFGFAGHPRKEGEIFAWKWALIFTPLWGMLFISFGLGPVLTRTNEWVPIVRNVAGFVGGAVIAYLIPSPKRATPSPEAR; encoded by the coding sequence ATGCAGAAATTGACGCGGAAACTTGGCGCGATCGCGATCGCCATAATTCTGCCCTTAGCCCTTATTTTTAGTCATGTTCCTGCGGCTCATGCCTATGACGCACCAGAGCTTTTACCAGAAAAATATACGAATGTGATCGATCTCGGTCGCTTTTTGACTGACTCGGAAGAATTGGCGCTCGATCAAAAACTAACCAAATTTGAAGAATTAACAGGCTGGAAATTACGAGTCCTCACCCAAGTCGATCGCACCCCCGGTCGTGCCGTAAAAGATTTCTGGGGACTTGACGATCGCAGTGTGATGCTGGTTGCGGACTCTCGCGGTCGTAATTTATTAAATTTCAGTGTTGGCGATGAGGTTTATCCCTTGCTATCGCGAGGCTTTTGGATCGAGTTGCAATCGCGCTACGGCAATCAATTCTATGTGCGCGAACAGGGTTACGATCAATCAATTTTGTCATCCATTGATGCCATCACCACCTGTTTAGAACAGGATGGCTGTGCGGTCGTTCCCGGAATTCCCCAAGAGCAATGGATTCTCACCTTGATTACTTCCATCGTTGGCGGCGTGGTTTTTGGCTTTGCAGGACATCCTCGTAAGGAAGGCGAAATCTTTGCTTGGAAATGGGCGCTCATTTTCACACCACTATGGGGAATGTTGTTTATCTCCTTTGGTTTAGGTCCCGTCCTCACTCGCACGAATGAATGGGTTCCGATTGTTCGCAATGTCGCTGGTTTTGTCGGTGGTGCAGTGATTGCCTATTTGATTCCTTCGCCAAAACGCGCCACACCATCCCCTGAAGCACGGTAA
- a CDS encoding sucrose-phosphate phosphatase, with translation MPSSHLMSLAIFVTDLDNTLVGDKEALRELNHQLSDYRQNQGTKIVYATGRSLTLYHQLAIAENLLPPDALITAVGTEIYDHILNPDHDWATLISQGWNRDLVCEIASQFEDLIPQPESEQRPFKISYFLSQELADEIIPLLKTVLISQNATVIYSGGKDLDILPKDVDKGKAVSFLSKKWQIEPSQTLVCGDSGNDISLFAINQVKGIIVGNAHLELRDWHYQNPSSDRYFAKSNYAQGIMEGLKHFNW, from the coding sequence TTGCCATCTTCTCATCTAATGTCTCTCGCTATATTTGTAACTGATTTGGATAATACCCTTGTTGGTGATAAGGAGGCGCTAAGGGAACTCAATCATCAACTCAGCGATTATCGTCAAAATCAAGGTACTAAAATCGTCTACGCAACAGGACGATCGCTGACCCTATACCATCAATTAGCGATCGCCGAAAATCTACTTCCTCCCGATGCACTTATTACTGCCGTTGGTACAGAAATCTATGATCACATCCTGAATCCTGATCATGATTGGGCAACTCTTATTAGTCAAGGTTGGAATCGTGATTTAGTCTGCGAGATTGCTTCTCAATTTGAGGATTTAATTCCTCAACCTGAATCTGAACAACGTCCATTTAAAATTAGTTACTTCCTTTCCCAAGAGCTAGCGGATGAGATTATTCCCCTGCTAAAAACTGTTCTCATTTCCCAAAATGCGACCGTAATTTATAGCGGTGGCAAAGATTTGGACATTTTGCCGAAGGATGTCGATAAAGGCAAAGCTGTCTCCTTCTTAAGTAAAAAGTGGCAAATTGAACCTAGTCAAACCCTCGTTTGTGGCGATTCGGGCAATGACATTTCCCTATTTGCGATTAATCAAGTTAAAGGAATTATCGTTGGTAATGCTCATTTGGAATTACGCGATTGGCATTACCAAAATCCATCGAGCGATCGCTATTTTGCTAAGAGTAATTACGCTCAAGGCATTATGGAAGGCTTAAAACACTTTAATTGGTAA